CGAGGACGCGCTTGTCGTCGTCCATGAACGCGGCCGCCTCGGAGAGGTTGGCCGATCCCGCCCGGTTCTCGACCGTAAGGCGGTCGCCTTTGCGAACCACGCGCCGCGAGCGGCCGGTCACCTCGGCGACCACGTCCGTGCCGAACCGCTGGACGATCTGGTCGAGGGCTCCGGGCACGGGCTCCAAGGATGCGAGGCGCTCGATCAGCTCATCGCGGCGAGCGACGGCATCCCGGCTCTCGACCGGCTGGCCGTCCCGGTAGACCGGCCGCGACGACAGGTTGCCCTCGCTGTCGGAAAACGGCTCGTAGAGCTGTACCGGGAAGGAATGGGCGAGGTAGTCGAGGACGTATTCGCGCGGCGTGATGTCGACGCGGACGTCATTCCACTCCTCGGTGGGGATCTCGGCCAGCCGCCGCTCCATCAGGGCTTCGCCGGTCGAGACGATCTGAATGACGGCGGAATGGCCGGCCGCCAGGTCCTGCTCGATCGAGCGGACCAGCGTCGGCGTCTTCATACTGGTCAGCAGATGACCGAAGAAACGCTGCTTGGCGCTCTCGAAGGCTGAGCGCGCGGCGGATTTCGCTTGCCGGTTCAGCGTGCCGGTATCGCCGGTGATATTGGCGGCGCGCATCGCCGCGTCGAGATGATTATGGATGATGGCGAAGGCGCCGGCATAGGCATCGTAGATGCGGGTCTGTTCGGGTGTGAGCTGGTGCTCGACCAGCTCATATTCGACGCCGTCATAAGAGAGCGAACGGGACGTATAGAGGCCGAGCGCCCGAAGGTCGCGGGCCAGCACCTCCATCGCCGCGACGCCGCCATTCTCGACGGCTTCCACGAATTCCGCGCGGTTGGCGAAGGGGAAATCGTCGCCGCCCCACAGGCCGAGCCGTTGGGCATAGGCGAGATTGTGGACGGTGGTCGCGCCGGTCGCCGAGACATAGACCACGCGGGCGTTCGGCAGCGCGTGCTGGAGCCGGAGCCCCGCACGGCCTTGCTGCGACGGGGCGACATCGCCCCGTTCTCCCTTGCCGCCCCCGGCGTTCTGCATCGCGTGGGACTCGTCGAAAATGATCACTCCGTCGAAATCGGAGCCCAACCATTCGACGATCTGCTTGACCCGTGAAAGCTTCTCGCCGCGGTCGTCGGACCGTAGCGTGGCATAGGTGGTGAATAGGACGCCTTCGGGCAGCCGGATCGACGTACCCTGAGGGAAGCGCGACAGCGGCGTGACCAGCAAGCGTTCCATGCCGAGCGCCGACCAGTCGCGCTGGGCGTCTTCGAGCAGCTTGTCGGACTTGGAGATCCAGACTGCCTTGCGGCGGTCCTGGAGCCAGTTATCGAGGATGATGCCGGCAGACTGGCGGCCCTTGCCGGCGCCGGTCCCATCGCCGAGCATGAAGCCACGGCGGAAGCGGACCGCGTTCGGGGCATCGTCCGGCGCGGCGGTGACGAGATCGCCGGTCTCGTCCACGGTCCAGGCCCCGGCGAGATATTCGCCATGCGTCTCGCCGGCATAGATGATCGTCTCGAGCTGGGCGTCGGATAGGATGCCGTCGGCGACGATCGGCGCCGGCAGCGTCGGTCGGTAGCTCGGCTTTGGCGGCGCGACCGAGGCCATGGCGGCGGACTGCACCAGCTTGGTCGGATGCGGCTGTGCGCCGGCGATGCGGATCGACTGGAGCGCATAGGCCTCATAGATCGACTCCGACAGGCGGCCGGTCTCCGGCGGCGTCCAGTCGATGGTCTCATAGTCGAGCGGCACGCCTTCGAGCTGGGCGATACGGCGGGCGGGCTGGGCCGTCGCCGCGCGGGCGAGATAGCCTCGCACCGTGCGCGGCGTTGCGGCCGGTGTCGCGGCGGGACGCATGATCGAGACCGGCAGGCGTGCCGGAAGCTGCGCGTCGATCCAGCCGAGCAAGGTCGCGACATCGGGTGCGATCCCGGCCGAATCCGGGAAATGCTCGGGGTCCTCGGCCGGCGCTTTGTCGATGACGGTCAGGCGGGTCTCGATGGTCGTGCCGTGCTTGGCATAGACCGAGCCGGCGATCGCGGCGGTGAACACGACGCGGCCGCGTCCCTGCAGGCGCACGAAGGCGTCCCGCCAGGCCGGAAGCTCGGGCGAGAAGTTCGCGCCCGTGATGGCGACGAGGCGTCCGCCGTCGGCCAGCCGGGCCAGCGCCGAGGCGATGTGCCGATAGGCGGCGTCCGCGACCCGCCCGGTGACGTTCGCCATCACCGAGAATGGCGGGTTCATGATGACGACGCTCGGCACAGCGGCCGGATCGAGATGGTCGTCGATCTGGGCGGCGTCGAAGCGCGTGACGGGCATGGCCGGAAAGAGAGAGGTGAGAAGATCGGCGCGGGTCTCGGCCAGCTCGTTGAGGATGAGCGATGCGCCTGCGGTCTCGGCGAGGACGGCGAGCAGTCCGGTCCCGGCGGACGGGTCCAGCACGCGATCTGCCGGGGCCAATGTTGCCGCCGTCAGCGCGGCAAGGCCGAGCGGGATCGGCGTCGAGAATTGCTGGAAGGCCTGCGCCTCCTCGGATCGGCGCGTGTGCGTCGGTAACAGTCCGACGATCTTCACAAGCGCGGAGAGTCGTGAAGCCGGCGATGCGGCTTTACGGAAAAGCGGCTTTCCGTATTTGCGTAGGAACAGGACGGTCGCGACCTCGCAGGCGTCATAGGCGGCTTTCCAGTCCCACGCGCCGGCTGCGTCGGACGCGCCGAAGGCATCCTCCATGGCGCTGCGCAGCATGGCGGCATCAACGGTGCGGCCCTGTTCGAGGTGGGAGAGGATGCGTTCGGCGGCGGCGAGGATAGAGGCGGCCGGCGGCGTGTGGGGGACAAGCGGGAGCGAAGCCGCGTGAGCGGCTGGAAGCGGATCATGAAGCATGAGAGGAACCTCGGAGAGCGGAACAGGAGCGAGCCGGCCCGGCGCTCTCTCTCGACCGGACGGGCTCAAACCCGTCCCGGCCACCCTCTCACTCTGGCGCGGCCGGAACCCGGCCTGTCGCACCGGCTTCCGGCGGTGCGGATGGGACGCTAAGTTCTCGTAGGAAAACAAGCCGCTGTGCCTCGCACCATTCGCGCGTGCCGCGCCGGCTGAGTGAGCATCGGAGGCGAGATGAAGGGCAGTGCGATTGGCATTCTCGGCGCGGCCTGTCTGGCTGTCGGCTTCGGTGCGGGTTTCGTGCTCAGGCCGGTGATCTCGCCGGTCACTGCATCTCCGGCCGTCGCCGCCGGCGTCGCAGAGCCGAGCGAGGGCGAAGCGACCGCGGCCGTGCGGCGCCATCGCCTGTTCACGGGCACGTCGCTGGCGAACGCGACGCTGAAGCTCGGCGATTGCTCGCCGGGTGGGGTCGGTCCGGGCGTGACCTGCATGACGCAGATCGTGCTCGATCCGACCAGGCCGAACGCGAGCCCGCAAAACCGGCCAATCGGATTTGCCCGCGTCAACGGGCAGTGGGAAGTTGCGGTCTGGTAGCGGCGAGCGAGGACATTGGGCGCGCGCTCGCCTATGTCGACGCGTCCGGCGGGCTGTAGATTTCGAAGGGATTGCCATCGGCGAGATGGCCGAACGGTGTGAAGACGAACTCGCCGTCATCGCGGCCGACGGCGCAGATCACGTAGCGCGGTTCGCCGGTTGCTACGTCGGTGCATTCCATCAGCGCCAGGTCGCCACTGTTCGCGGCGCGCAGGAGCGTCTGGAAGTTGGCGCGGGCATGGTCGGGGATGCTCATCGCGCGCCTCCCCTGGCAAGCCGGTCGGCGAGCCAGCGGCCGGTGCTCGTCCATGCGATCGTCTCGCCGGTGGCAAGATCGAGCACATGGGTGCCGCCCGAGAAACCATCGACCACGGGATCGGAGGCGATGCCGGCCCATTGAAATCCCCAACGGCCGGTCAGCGCGAGG
The DNA window shown above is from Caulobacter sp. FWC26 and carries:
- a CDS encoding DUF6117 family protein, with the protein product MSIPDHARANFQTLLRAANSGDLALMECTDVATGEPRYVICAVGRDDGEFVFTPFGHLADGNPFEIYSPPDAST
- a CDS encoding strawberry notch family protein, with product MLHDPLPAAHAASLPLVPHTPPAASILAAAERILSHLEQGRTVDAAMLRSAMEDAFGASDAAGAWDWKAAYDACEVATVLFLRKYGKPLFRKAASPASRLSALVKIVGLLPTHTRRSEEAQAFQQFSTPIPLGLAALTAATLAPADRVLDPSAGTGLLAVLAETAGASLILNELAETRADLLTSLFPAMPVTRFDAAQIDDHLDPAAVPSVVIMNPPFSVMANVTGRVADAAYRHIASALARLADGGRLVAITGANFSPELPAWRDAFVRLQGRGRVVFTAAIAGSVYAKHGTTIETRLTVIDKAPAEDPEHFPDSAGIAPDVATLLGWIDAQLPARLPVSIMRPAATPAATPRTVRGYLARAATAQPARRIAQLEGVPLDYETIDWTPPETGRLSESIYEAYALQSIRIAGAQPHPTKLVQSAAMASVAPPKPSYRPTLPAPIVADGILSDAQLETIIYAGETHGEYLAGAWTVDETGDLVTAAPDDAPNAVRFRRGFMLGDGTGAGKGRQSAGIILDNWLQDRRKAVWISKSDKLLEDAQRDWSALGMERLLVTPLSRFPQGTSIRLPEGVLFTTYATLRSDDRGEKLSRVKQIVEWLGSDFDGVIIFDESHAMQNAGGGKGERGDVAPSQQGRAGLRLQHALPNARVVYVSATGATTVHNLAYAQRLGLWGGDDFPFANRAEFVEAVENGGVAAMEVLARDLRALGLYTSRSLSYDGVEYELVEHQLTPEQTRIYDAYAGAFAIIHNHLDAAMRAANITGDTGTLNRQAKSAARSAFESAKQRFFGHLLTSMKTPTLVRSIEQDLAAGHSAVIQIVSTGEALMERRLAEIPTEEWNDVRVDITPREYVLDYLAHSFPVQLYEPFSDSEGNLSSRPVYRDGQPVESRDAVARRDELIERLASLEPVPGALDQIVQRFGTDVVAEVTGRSRRVVRKGDRLTVENRAGSANLSEAAAFMDDDKRVLVFSDAGGTGRSYHADLAARNQRLRIHYLLEPGWKADAAIQGLGRTNRTNQAQPPLFRPIATDVKAEKRFLSTIARRLDTLGAITRGQRQTGGQGLFRSEDNLESHYARDALRQLYLLLVRGKVEGCSLDRFESATGLKLMDDNGIKDELPPITTFLNRLLALTIELQGILFTAFEQLLTAKIEGAIRSGHYDVGLETLQAESFVVTDSQVIHVHPGTGAETRLLTITRRERNRPISLADALGHLADPRARPLVNGRSGRSAVQMPAPSMMLDDGEIERRVCLIRPMEQHYAPLRMMDESHWEEADRARFAAAWQAELADIPEFSDSTIHIVAGLLLPIWKRLPDESTRVYRLQTDAGERIIGRRVSPAWAANAASQGASTLTPEHAFAALMEGSTVLDLAEGLQLRRARVMSAYRLELTGFTEAMRERLRAYGLFSEIISWKLRFFVPADASGVSILTKLLDTYPVARISEREAA